Proteins encoded together in one Deinococcus hopiensis KR-140 window:
- the bet gene encoding phage recombination protein Bet, with product MTALEYARPESMPLVQHSDYNREQIALIRNMLAPETNDQEFQLYMEVARALGLSPLQRQIHAVMRWDAASKRKKMVIQTGIDGYRLIAARTGAHVGTTDAVYGPTNKDGYPAWAQVTVKKLVHGHIAEYPATAFWDEYVQTTKENKPNSMWASRPKGQLSKCAEALALRKAFPAELSGVYTDTEMEQADSPAPAAAAPAPQTRRADITREVAEQAGVPAKTLPDPHQEEALKAWASKIGDLAARVRKVSPADDVQHILETYEWRTSIDGARACYDNLKELGLKHAQPAQQPQEAAPAQPAEVTLSDAQRKALCAHANRANAKTSDDRAALWGYVLNAGQPLGTKSLTEQQASVLLDTFSAWSNEEAARALTEAWGVFPPVEEDLPF from the coding sequence GTGACTGCCCTCGAATACGCCCGCCCCGAGTCCATGCCCCTCGTGCAGCACAGCGATTACAACCGGGAACAGATCGCCCTGATCAGGAACATGCTGGCGCCCGAAACGAATGACCAGGAATTCCAGCTGTACATGGAAGTGGCACGCGCATTAGGCCTCAGCCCCCTACAACGCCAGATCCACGCGGTCATGCGGTGGGACGCTGCTAGCAAGCGGAAGAAGATGGTCATTCAGACGGGTATCGACGGCTACCGCTTGATCGCTGCCCGCACTGGCGCACATGTCGGCACCACCGACGCCGTGTATGGCCCCACGAACAAAGACGGGTACCCTGCCTGGGCGCAGGTGACGGTGAAGAAGCTGGTTCACGGCCACATCGCCGAATACCCCGCGACGGCCTTCTGGGATGAGTACGTGCAGACCACGAAGGAAAACAAGCCGAACAGCATGTGGGCCAGCCGTCCCAAGGGGCAACTCAGCAAGTGCGCGGAAGCGCTGGCGCTCCGGAAGGCATTCCCGGCTGAACTCTCCGGCGTCTACACCGACACCGAAATGGAGCAAGCGGACAGCCCAGCCCCCGCAGCTGCTGCCCCTGCTCCCCAGACCCGCCGCGCCGACATCACCCGCGAGGTGGCCGAGCAGGCAGGCGTGCCCGCCAAGACCCTGCCCGATCCTCACCAGGAAGAAGCCCTGAAGGCGTGGGCCAGCAAGATCGGGGACCTGGCCGCGCGCGTCCGCAAAGTGTCACCGGCTGACGACGTGCAGCACATCCTCGAAACCTACGAGTGGCGTACCAGCATCGACGGCGCGCGGGCCTGCTACGACAACCTCAAAGAGCTGGGCCTGAAGCACGCGCAGCCCGCACAGCAACCCCAGGAAGCGGCCCCCGCACAACCTGCCGAGGTGACGCTCAGTGACGCCCAGCGCAAGGCCCTGTGTGCCCACGCAAACCGCGCGAACGCTAAGACCAGCGATGACCGTGCCGCCCTGTGGGGCTACGTCCTGAACGCAGGGCAGCCCCTCGGTACGAAGAGCCTGACCGAGCAGCAAGCCAGCGTCCTGCTTGACACTTTCAGCGCCTGGTCGAACGAAGAAGCCGCCCGCGCCCTCACCGAAGCGTGGGGCGTATTCCCTCCTGTTGAAGAAGACCTTCCCTTCTGA
- a CDS encoding replicative DNA helicase, translating into MTARPLPQNHDLERQALACVLIDTNAWTHLADLAPAAWHNPATRELAGLMHELHAAGQPLDDLGLILQRAADSKRGQTVNTAFLQAVMGMEVSAFYAERYAAELRHLHGRREAIRRAHQLVHHASEGDLSPDELATMASQVGGALDVRSRSGFTSHAQAIDEALADMESEAPNAISTGFVDLDAQLLGWEPGAMYVLAARPAMGKSALGYSFVTLAAQNGMHAAVGSLEMPAKALTTRSIATAASVDLNRIRQRILTPAEKQRCRNAAARLRGLPITFMDAPDQTGSSIARDARKLRAAGKLDFLMIDYLQLIETGNADSGNRVQEVSQISRTLKKLAMELQIPIVVLSQLSRAVEARPNKRPVLSDLRESGAIEQDADTVMFIYRDEYYNPNTDQQGIAEVIVGKQRNGPVGSVKLAYNSEFVRFANLSRQPDLYGAA; encoded by the coding sequence ATGACCGCTCGCCCGCTGCCCCAGAACCACGACCTGGAGCGTCAGGCCCTCGCTTGCGTCCTGATCGACACCAACGCCTGGACGCACCTTGCAGACCTCGCCCCCGCCGCTTGGCACAACCCCGCCACCCGGGAACTCGCAGGCCTGATGCACGAGCTGCACGCCGCCGGGCAGCCCCTCGACGACCTGGGCCTGATCCTCCAACGTGCGGCCGACAGCAAGCGCGGCCAGACTGTGAACACCGCGTTCCTGCAGGCCGTGATGGGCATGGAAGTCAGCGCGTTCTACGCCGAGCGGTACGCCGCCGAGCTGCGCCACTTGCACGGGCGGCGCGAGGCCATCCGGCGCGCTCACCAGCTGGTGCATCACGCCAGCGAGGGAGACCTCAGCCCTGACGAACTGGCGACCATGGCCAGCCAGGTGGGCGGGGCCCTCGATGTCCGCTCCCGGTCCGGGTTCACCAGTCACGCCCAGGCCATCGACGAAGCCCTGGCTGACATGGAAAGTGAAGCGCCGAACGCCATCAGCACGGGCTTCGTGGACCTGGACGCGCAGCTGCTCGGCTGGGAACCCGGGGCGATGTACGTGCTGGCCGCCCGGCCCGCGATGGGCAAGAGCGCCCTGGGGTACAGCTTCGTGACCCTCGCCGCGCAGAACGGGATGCACGCCGCCGTCGGCAGTCTGGAGATGCCCGCCAAGGCGCTGACCACCCGGTCCATTGCTACCGCGGCTTCGGTGGACCTGAACCGGATCCGGCAACGCATCCTGACGCCTGCCGAGAAGCAGCGGTGCCGCAACGCCGCCGCCCGCCTGCGCGGTCTACCCATCACCTTCATGGACGCGCCGGACCAGACGGGCAGCAGCATCGCGCGGGACGCCCGCAAGTTGCGCGCCGCCGGGAAGCTCGACTTCCTGATGATCGATTACCTGCAACTCATCGAGACCGGCAACGCCGACAGCGGGAACCGTGTGCAGGAAGTCAGCCAGATCAGCCGGACCCTCAAGAAGCTGGCCATGGAACTCCAGATCCCCATCGTGGTGCTGAGCCAGCTGAGCCGCGCGGTGGAAGCCCGCCCGAACAAGCGGCCCGTGCTGTCTGACCTCCGGGAGTCCGGGGCCATTGAGCAGGACGCCGACACGGTGATGTTCATTTACCGAGACGAGTACTACAACCCGAACACCGATCAGCAGGGCATTGCCGAGGTCATCGTCGGCAAGCAACGAAACGGCCCCGTGGGCAGCGTGAAGCTCGCCTACAACAGCGAGTTTGTGCGGTTCGCCAATCTCTCCCGTCAACCCGACTTGTACGGCGCCGCGTGA
- a CDS encoding RusA family crossover junction endodeoxyribonuclease: MSGSEPWRSGWSSRAAAEAYCSRIADPALRESTRARLGLVDQTAKPAETSPPAQPFQHAMSAPMGLALPKPVEFDPIRTLTFTLPYPPSLNSIWRAIIIKTAKGPQARILLSLQGRAYRRTVKDRVRDMGHPSTPPGARLALTLTACPPDKRHRDLSNIPKALEDALTHAKVWADDSLIDELRVIRGEVCPGGRVVVQITPLTNTLFEVTS, from the coding sequence GTGAGCGGCTCGGAACCATGGCGAAGCGGATGGAGTAGTCGGGCAGCGGCTGAGGCGTACTGCTCGCGCATCGCAGACCCGGCCTTGCGCGAGTCCACCCGAGCGCGGCTGGGACTGGTGGACCAAACGGCGAAACCTGCTGAAACTAGTCCACCTGCACAGCCCTTCCAGCACGCAATGTCTGCACCAATGGGACTAGCGCTGCCTAAACCGGTCGAATTCGACCCAATTAGAACCCTGACCTTCACGCTGCCCTACCCACCGTCCCTGAACAGCATCTGGCGGGCCATCATCATCAAGACCGCCAAAGGCCCCCAGGCCCGCATCCTGCTCAGCCTACAGGGCCGCGCCTACCGCCGCACCGTCAAGGACCGCGTGCGCGACATGGGCCACCCCAGCACGCCGCCCGGCGCTCGCCTCGCGCTGACCCTGACCGCCTGCCCGCCGGACAAGCGGCACCGCGACCTGAGCAACATCCCGAAGGCCTTGGAAGACGCCTTGACCCACGCCAAGGTCTGGGCCGATGACTCGCTGATCGACGAGCTGCGGGTGATCCGGGGCGAGGTGTGCCCGGGCGGCCGCGTCGTGGTGCAGATCACGCCCCTCACCAACACACTTTTCGAGGTGACCTCGTGA
- a CDS encoding S49 family peptidase translates to MPQPRTTRNLDHIAAIVFGRPWAILPADMDIVIGVVSMYMEGVKPTAQEAETAAASRPYGAERTGESTDTPQTVRVIPLHGTINNRADEMDRMSGGGGTSPQAFARKVRAAADDPNVVELIIDVDSGGGTVDGTRSMYEAVQYAASKKPVTAVANGSTASAAYWAIAPASRIVAAHTSTVGSIGIIAAWRDVSQAMERDGIKAHYYRSGERKAVGGPGEAMGEQLDATLREMVDDMFEVFIGDVAAARGVSPAVARDKWGSGRTWIGQQAVTVGLADAVSTLQEEIDRATSGQRPPQRGRMAAQAPPGDYLMAAATAAAAPPSPAAQAALQDLGLQLPAQPAALSPSQEASTVKIRLQAADGTFHEFDPSDTAGLQAFVRTQMQAASTQVILSAYTALGVAVEAGTTPSALDTKALQDLRLRAADGAAYRTGLIEQIASLTITTQGNDEAGQKAAERQKRVWANAEVDDLKAEVERLQGVRDGMFPGGPLGKPGGGDKPKTAPRAFYGRR, encoded by the coding sequence ATGCCCCAACCGAGAACGACCCGGAACCTTGACCACATCGCGGCCATCGTCTTCGGACGGCCCTGGGCCATCCTGCCCGCCGACATGGACATCGTGATCGGTGTTGTGAGCATGTACATGGAAGGGGTCAAGCCCACAGCCCAGGAAGCCGAGACAGCCGCAGCCAGCCGCCCCTACGGTGCTGAGCGGACAGGCGAGAGCACCGACACCCCGCAGACCGTGCGCGTCATCCCCCTGCACGGCACCATCAACAACCGGGCAGACGAGATGGACCGCATGTCCGGCGGGGGCGGCACCAGCCCCCAGGCCTTCGCTCGCAAAGTCCGCGCCGCTGCTGACGATCCGAACGTCGTGGAACTGATCATCGACGTGGACAGCGGTGGCGGAACTGTGGACGGTACCCGGTCCATGTACGAGGCGGTTCAGTACGCGGCCAGCAAGAAGCCCGTGACTGCCGTTGCGAATGGGTCAACGGCCAGCGCCGCTTACTGGGCGATTGCTCCCGCCTCGCGCATCGTGGCCGCTCACACGTCCACCGTGGGCAGCATCGGGATCATCGCGGCGTGGCGGGACGTGAGCCAGGCCATGGAGCGGGACGGCATCAAGGCCCATTACTACCGCTCCGGCGAGCGGAAGGCGGTGGGCGGCCCCGGCGAGGCGATGGGCGAGCAGCTGGACGCCACCCTGCGCGAGATGGTCGACGACATGTTCGAGGTGTTCATCGGTGACGTGGCGGCAGCGCGCGGCGTGAGTCCAGCGGTGGCCCGGGACAAGTGGGGCAGCGGCCGAACGTGGATCGGGCAGCAGGCCGTGACCGTCGGGTTGGCTGACGCGGTGAGCACCCTCCAAGAGGAGATCGACCGCGCCACCTCCGGGCAGCGCCCACCCCAACGGGGGCGCATGGCCGCGCAGGCCCCGCCCGGTGACTACCTCATGGCTGCTGCGACTGCTGCCGCTGCGCCACCCTCTCCCGCTGCCCAGGCCGCCCTTCAGGACCTGGGCCTTCAACTGCCCGCCCAACCTGCCGCCCTCTCACCCTCACAGGAGGCATCCACCGTGAAGATCCGACTCCAAGCCGCTGACGGCACCTTCCACGAGTTCGACCCCAGCGATACGGCTGGCCTTCAGGCCTTTGTGCGCACCCAGATGCAGGCCGCTTCCACCCAGGTGATCCTCAGCGCTTACACCGCCTTGGGCGTCGCCGTCGAAGCGGGTACCACGCCCAGCGCACTCGACACCAAGGCCCTTCAGGATCTGCGCCTGCGCGCCGCTGATGGGGCGGCCTACCGCACGGGCCTGATCGAGCAGATCGCCTCCCTCACCATCACCACCCAGGGCAACGACGAAGCCGGGCAGAAGGCCGCCGAACGTCAGAAGCGCGTGTGGGCCAACGCCGAGGTCGACGACTTGAAGGCGGAAGTGGAGCGTCTGCAGGGCGTGCGCGACGGCATGTTCCCCGGCGGCCCCCTCGGCAAGCCTGGGGGCGGCGACAAGCCCAAGACGGCCCCCCGGGCCTTCTACGGACGCCGGTAA